Proteins encoded within one genomic window of Theobroma cacao cultivar B97-61/B2 chromosome 7, Criollo_cocoa_genome_V2, whole genome shotgun sequence:
- the LOC18594136 gene encoding malate dehydrogenase, mitochondrial: protein MFRSVARSAAGKHLLRRGYATDSVPDRKVAVLGAAGGIGQPLALLMKLNPLVSQLALYDIANTPGVAADVSHINTRSEVAGYVGEEQLGQALEGSDVVIIPAGVPRKPGMTRDDLFNINAGIVKGLCAAIAKYCPNALVNMISNPVNSTVPIAAEVFKKAGTYDERKLFGVTTLDVVRAKTFYAGKAKVPVADVNVPVVGGHAGITILPLFSQATPKANLSEEEITALTKRTQDGGTEVVEAKAGKGSATLSMAYAGAIFADACLKGLNGVPDVVECSFVQSTVTELPFFASKVKLGKNGVEEVLGLGPLSDYEKQGLESLKPELKASIEKGIKFANQS from the exons ATGTTTCGATCCGTAGCTAGATCAGCCGCCGGAAAGCACCTCCTTCGCCGAGGATACGCCACTGACTCCGTTCCAGACCGGAAAGTTGCTGTCTTGGGTGCAGCGGGAGGgatcggccagcccttggctCTACTCATGAAGCTTAACCCTCTCGTTTCTCAACTTGCTCTCTATGATATCGCCAACACTCCCGGGGTTGCCGCTGATGTTAGCCACATCAACACTAGATCTGAG GTTGCTGGATATGTTGGTGAAGAGCAATTGGGGCAAGCTTTGGAGGGATCTGATGTTGTCATCATTCCAGCGGGGGTGCCAAGAAAGCCTGGTATGACTCGTGATGATCTTTTTAACATCAATGCTGGAATCGTCAAGGGTTTATGCGCTGCTATTGCTAAGTACTGCCCCAAT GCACTTGTTAATATGATTAGCAACCCTGTCAATTCAACTGTTCCAATCGCAGCTGAGGTTTTCAAGAAGGCAGGGACATATGATGAGAGAAAGTTGTTTGGTGTAACGACCCTTGATGTGGTTAGGGCTAAGACTTTCTACGCTGGGAAGGCAAAAGTACCTGTTGCAG ATGTTAATGTCCCAGTTGTTGGTGGTCATGCGGGAATAACCATTCTCCCACTATTCTCTCAA gcCACACCAAAAGCCAATTTGTCTGAAGAGGAGATCACAGCTCTCACAAAGCGAACACAAGATGGAGGCACTGAAGTTGTGGAAGCAAAGGCTGGAAAGGGTTCAGCAACATTGTCAATGGC CTATGCAGGAGCCATTTTTGCTGATGCTTGCCTTAAGGGGCTGAATGGTGTTCCTGATGTTGTAGAATGTTCGTTTGTGCAGTCAACTGTCACTGAACTTCCTTTCTTTGCTTCTAAG GTAAAGCTTGGAAAGAATGGTGTGGAGGAAGTTCTGGGGTTGGGTCCTCTCTCCGACTACGAGAAGCAAGGCTTGGAAAGCCTTAAGCCAGAACTCAAAGCATCTATTGAGAAGGGAATCAAGTTTGCCAACCAAAGctaa